In a genomic window of Spirosoma agri:
- the trxA gene encoding thioredoxin: MKLHSFTKYALVLSLSFLGQLGMAQTVSVDTFSTMLKQSQQPQLIDVRTPTEFAEGHLPNAVNINSQRTDFSQALGELDKTKPVFVYCLSGGRSKRAVDKLHELGYTDVHELKGGYLKWSSRMMPVEGVNRSNANPQWTTARFDSLIQKEPLVFVDVYASWCAPCQKMAPIIDKLSEEMAGKVTIVKLNADAEKPLMTAYGVDELPTLLVFRNGKLVNREIGFRDEAALRALIK; encoded by the coding sequence ATGAAACTTCATTCGTTCACGAAATACGCGTTAGTCCTTTCTCTCTCATTCCTGGGTCAGCTGGGGATGGCGCAGACCGTTTCGGTTGATACGTTCAGTACGATGCTCAAACAGAGCCAGCAGCCTCAACTGATCGATGTCCGGACACCGACCGAATTTGCTGAAGGTCACTTGCCAAATGCGGTCAATATCAATTCCCAACGGACGGATTTTAGTCAGGCGCTGGGTGAACTCGACAAAACCAAGCCGGTATTTGTGTACTGCCTGTCGGGAGGACGCAGCAAACGGGCCGTCGATAAGTTGCATGAGCTGGGTTATACTGATGTCCATGAACTGAAAGGGGGCTATCTCAAATGGTCGTCACGGATGATGCCGGTGGAAGGAGTGAACCGGTCGAACGCTAACCCGCAATGGACTACGGCCCGTTTCGACAGCCTGATCCAGAAAGAGCCGCTGGTGTTTGTGGACGTATATGCGTCTTGGTGCGCGCCTTGCCAAAAGATGGCCCCGATCATCGACAAGCTTTCGGAAGAGATGGCGGGCAAGGTGACCATCGTCAAACTAAATGCCGATGCGGAGAAGCCATTGATGACGGCCTACGGGGTCGATGAATTGCCGACTTTATTAGTTTTTCGCAATGGCAAGTTGGTTAACCGCGAAATCGGATTTCGCGACGAAGCGGCTCTACGCGCCCTGATCAAGTAA
- a CDS encoding NmrA family NAD(P)-binding protein: MNIVVTGSLGHIGQPLTAELVQKGHTVTVISSNPERREAIEALGATAAIGSLEDAGFLIATFAGADAVFAMVPPNYAMPDQVAYYRQIGTNYARAIRQSGVRRVVHLSSYGADLDKGTGFILGSHHVENTLNELPDVNLTHLRAAYFYYNLYSFVDMINQQGIMGAIYGGDDKLIMVAPSDIAAVAVEELETSGSSAARTRSTIRYVVSDDRTASEVARVLGEAIGKPDLTWVTVSESQTKDALTSSGMPASLVTNLVELGSSIHNGTLREAYDLHQPVVTGKVKIEDFAQDFAAVFKR, encoded by the coding sequence ATGAACATCGTCGTAACAGGTTCGTTAGGGCACATCGGCCAACCGCTGACGGCGGAATTAGTACAGAAAGGGCATACGGTTACGGTCATCAGCAGTAATCCGGAACGACGAGAGGCCATTGAAGCCCTGGGGGCCACCGCGGCCATCGGATCACTGGAAGACGCTGGTTTTCTGATCGCTACGTTTGCCGGGGCCGACGCTGTGTTCGCCATGGTGCCGCCAAACTATGCCATGCCCGATCAGGTAGCGTATTACCGCCAGATCGGTACGAACTACGCACGGGCCATCCGGCAGTCGGGTGTCAGGCGCGTGGTACACCTCAGCAGCTACGGGGCGGATCTGGACAAAGGGACCGGGTTTATCCTTGGGTCACACCATGTCGAAAACACCCTGAACGAGTTGCCAGACGTGAACCTTACCCACCTGCGGGCCGCTTACTTCTACTACAATCTGTACAGCTTTGTGGATATGATCAACCAGCAAGGCATCATGGGGGCCATTTATGGTGGCGATGACAAATTGATCATGGTGGCTCCGAGCGATATTGCTGCCGTGGCAGTCGAAGAACTGGAAACATCCGGGTCGTCGGCCGCGCGTACGAGGTCAACCATTCGCTATGTGGTAAGTGATGATCGTACCGCCAGCGAAGTCGCTCGTGTTTTGGGTGAGGCCATTGGCAAGCCGGATTTGACCTGGGTAACCGTTAGTGAATCGCAAACGAAAGACGCGCTAACATCGAGTGGAATGCCAGCTTCGCTTGTGACTAACCTTGTTGAACTGGGATCGAGTATTCACAACGGTACCCTGCGTGAAGCGTATGACCTGCATCAGCCAGTAGTTACGGGCAAGGTGAAAATAGAGGATTTTGCGCAGGACTTTGCTGCGGTTTTTAAAAGGTAG
- a CDS encoding DoxX family protein: MAHQLKPSKTIHILLWVAQLVLALTFGWAALMKLFQPTATLAAMWPWAGQIPEAWVRVTGLIDLLGALGLVLPSFLRIQPKLTPVAAISIVVLMVCASIFHIARGEVAQIGANVVFAGIAAFIAWGRMNKAPIEPK, encoded by the coding sequence ATGGCCCATCAACTAAAGCCGTCGAAAACAATACACATTCTCCTTTGGGTAGCACAACTGGTGCTGGCATTGACCTTTGGCTGGGCCGCCCTAATGAAGTTGTTTCAGCCTACGGCCACGTTAGCCGCCATGTGGCCCTGGGCCGGTCAGATCCCTGAAGCATGGGTGAGGGTTACCGGACTGATCGACTTGCTGGGTGCACTTGGGTTGGTTCTGCCTTCATTCCTGCGCATTCAGCCGAAACTGACACCCGTCGCAGCGATCAGTATCGTTGTACTGATGGTCTGCGCCAGTATTTTTCACATTGCCAGGGGAGAAGTCGCACAAATAGGGGCGAATGTCGTGTTTGCCGGTATAGCGGCTTTTATAGCCTGGGGACGAATGAACAAAGCCCCGATAGAACCGAAATAA
- a CDS encoding winged helix-turn-helix transcriptional regulator: MFAIDWPVLPHWIVLSNRVVSVPLSQKLMLTTGGCPKTALSIKDALEALEGRWKLLILFALSTGNKRFNQLAKEVTGITDKTLSKELKSLEANKLIQRTVHATFPPTVDYSITAHGMSLENVMEALHYWGLAHRQEIIGK, encoded by the coding sequence ATGTTTGCTATCGACTGGCCGGTACTTCCCCACTGGATAGTGCTTTCCAATCGGGTAGTATCGGTCCCTTTGTCCCAGAAACTCATGTTGACCACAGGTGGATGTCCCAAAACGGCTCTTTCGATTAAAGATGCGTTGGAAGCGCTGGAAGGTCGTTGGAAGCTGCTCATATTATTTGCCTTATCAACGGGAAACAAGCGGTTCAACCAACTGGCGAAAGAGGTTACCGGCATCACCGACAAAACGCTGTCCAAGGAGCTAAAAAGCCTGGAAGCGAATAAGCTGATCCAACGAACTGTTCACGCTACCTTTCCTCCGACCGTTGACTATTCCATTACGGCCCACGGGATGTCGCTGGAGAATGTTATGGAAGCGCTTCATTACTGGGGGTTGGCCCATCGTCAAGAGATCATTGGCAAGTAA
- a CDS encoding DUF5009 domain-containing protein produces the protein MIATPSKTSTVDLSLKRVFSIDVFRALTMLTMIFVNDFWTLSGIPGWLEHAHGDQDFLGFSDVVFPCFLFIVGMSIPFAIRQRLDKGDSYAQISRHVILRSIALLVMGVFTVNTPDLNAKATGMRTEWFQILMVLGFFLIWNQYPRREGSTKTIVTALQGLGVALVVFLAVRFRGGTDDKLTTMTPQWWGILGLIGWTYLTCALLYLFAHKRPVLIVGLWLFFTILCIAGHAGWLRSVWSDGPNDWVLGNGAFASFSFAGILATRLLTRFYATGKQQQILLLFVGIGLLLLVAGFLSRHFFIISKIQATPTWIFLCCGIAFCLYAGIYWLVDLKGKAHWFDFIKPAGTSTLTCYLIPYVYYSVANLSGLSLPHSLTVGTVGLLKSFVFALVVIAITAVLGRLTIKLKL, from the coding sequence ATGATCGCTACTCCATCGAAAACCAGCACAGTCGATCTGTCGTTGAAACGGGTTTTTTCCATCGACGTTTTTCGGGCGCTGACCATGTTGACGATGATTTTCGTGAACGACTTCTGGACGCTGTCGGGTATTCCCGGCTGGCTCGAACACGCGCACGGTGATCAGGATTTTCTGGGTTTTTCGGATGTTGTTTTTCCCTGTTTTCTGTTCATTGTGGGCATGTCGATTCCCTTTGCCATTCGGCAGCGGCTCGACAAAGGCGATTCGTATGCCCAGATCAGCAGACACGTCATTCTCCGGTCGATTGCCTTGCTGGTGATGGGCGTTTTTACGGTCAACACCCCAGACCTGAATGCCAAAGCGACCGGCATGCGTACCGAATGGTTTCAGATACTGATGGTCCTGGGCTTTTTCCTGATCTGGAACCAATATCCCAGACGAGAAGGATCGACAAAAACGATTGTCACGGCTTTACAAGGGCTGGGTGTCGCGCTAGTCGTGTTTCTGGCCGTTCGTTTTCGGGGCGGCACCGACGATAAACTGACAACGATGACCCCGCAATGGTGGGGCATTCTGGGCCTGATCGGCTGGACGTACCTCACCTGTGCCCTGCTGTATTTGTTTGCTCACAAGCGACCGGTGCTGATCGTCGGTCTGTGGCTGTTTTTTACGATTCTCTGCATCGCGGGTCATGCCGGCTGGTTACGTTCCGTATGGTCCGACGGTCCCAACGACTGGGTGCTTGGCAATGGTGCGTTTGCCTCTTTTTCCTTCGCAGGCATACTGGCTACGCGTTTACTGACGCGCTTCTACGCCACCGGAAAACAACAACAGATACTACTCCTTTTTGTCGGCATTGGGCTGCTGTTGCTGGTTGCAGGATTCCTGTCCAGACACTTTTTTATCATCTCAAAAATTCAGGCGACACCCACCTGGATTTTTCTCTGTTGCGGCATCGCGTTTTGCCTCTACGCCGGCATTTACTGGCTCGTTGACCTGAAGGGGAAAGCACACTGGTTCGACTTCATAAAACCCGCCGGAACCAGCACCCTGACCTGTTATCTGATTCCCTATGTTTATTACAGCGTAGCCAATTTGTCGGGGCTTTCGCTGCCCCATTCGCTCACGGTTGGGACAGTTGGGTTGCTCAAATCGTTCGTATTTGCGCTCGTGGTCATTGCGATAACGGCGGTTTTAGGCCGGTTGACAATAAAGCTTAAACTGTAG
- a CDS encoding lipocalin family protein translates to MKPLIQALVGTWFICSTNFPMWLKGDKTSPTFTYSITDKKGDTTVLLDEVKYQQKGGHKTLTGFDYQDQADSSAFVWRGKGLLSLVRSKWRVLLRDPDGQWAVVQFSKTLFTPAGVDIISRTPQLPDKTLNHIKSLIANDPQAAKYLIDMKDLPVQ, encoded by the coding sequence ATGAAACCCCTCATACAAGCACTTGTTGGAACCTGGTTTATTTGTAGCACAAACTTTCCAATGTGGCTGAAAGGCGATAAAACCAGTCCCACGTTTACGTACTCGATTACCGATAAAAAAGGCGACACGACCGTGCTGCTGGATGAGGTCAAATACCAGCAAAAAGGCGGACACAAAACGCTTACTGGCTTCGATTACCAGGACCAGGCCGATTCTTCCGCCTTCGTCTGGCGGGGCAAAGGACTACTGAGTCTGGTCCGGAGCAAATGGCGTGTTCTACTGCGTGATCCCGATGGACAGTGGGCGGTCGTTCAGTTTTCGAAAACGCTATTTACGCCCGCTGGTGTCGATATCATCAGTCGGACACCGCAGCTCCCGGATAAGACGCTCAATCACATAAAGTCGCTGATCGCTAATGATCCGCAAGCCGCCAAATACCTAATCGATATGAAAGACCTACCCGTTCAGTAA
- a CDS encoding serine hydrolase gives MHLNRKAICLITALVCYSATWLVVAGQSRTTLPALRQRIDRELNQQTGVFAVAFKDLTTGNELLIREREVFHAASTMKTPVMIEVYNQQAQGKLALTDSILIKTEFNSIVDGSPYTLPATSDSDSTTYKQVGSKRTLASLVYDMITVSSNLATNLVIERVGAPNVVQTMRDLGASDIQVRRGVEDTKAFAKGLNNSTTAYDLMVIFDKIATGQAVNAEASKAMIATLLDQKFNDAIPAKLPKAVKVAHKTGSINGVRHDSGLVMLPDGRRYVLVLLSKDITDDKAVINAYATVSAWIYQFVTQG, from the coding sequence ATGCATCTAAACCGTAAAGCCATCTGTCTGATTACTGCCCTGGTCTGTTATTCGGCTACCTGGCTAGTCGTTGCTGGTCAGTCGCGCACGACCCTGCCCGCGTTACGCCAGCGCATTGACCGGGAGCTGAACCAACAAACGGGCGTTTTTGCCGTCGCCTTCAAAGACCTGACCACCGGAAATGAACTGCTGATTCGGGAGCGGGAGGTCTTTCATGCGGCCAGTACCATGAAAACGCCGGTTATGATCGAGGTCTACAACCAGCAGGCGCAGGGCAAGTTGGCGCTTACCGATTCAATCCTGATCAAGACCGAGTTCAACAGCATCGTGGATGGTAGTCCGTATACGTTACCGGCCACATCGGACAGTGACTCAACGACATACAAACAGGTAGGTTCCAAACGGACCCTAGCCTCTTTGGTCTACGACATGATCACCGTCAGCAGCAACCTGGCTACTAATCTGGTCATCGAGCGCGTAGGTGCCCCGAACGTCGTGCAGACCATGCGTGATTTGGGGGCCAGTGACATTCAGGTGCGACGGGGCGTCGAGGATACCAAAGCCTTCGCCAAGGGACTCAACAACTCGACTACGGCCTATGATCTGATGGTGATTTTTGACAAGATCGCCACCGGCCAGGCCGTCAATGCCGAAGCTTCGAAGGCCATGATCGCTACGCTGCTGGACCAAAAGTTCAACGATGCGATTCCCGCTAAGCTGCCCAAGGCGGTGAAGGTGGCCCACAAAACCGGGTCGATCAACGGCGTTCGGCACGATTCGGGCCTAGTCATGTTGCCCGATGGTCGGCGGTACGTGCTGGTCTTGCTATCAAAAGACATTACCGATGACAAGGCGGTCATTAACGCATATGCAACCGTCTCGGCGTGGATCTACCAGTTCGTAACGCAGGGCTAA